DNA from Tsuneonella dongtanensis:
ACCGGGTTCCGGCTGATCTACGCGCCGACGATCATCCCCGCCTACCTCCTCGCGATCACCGGCAGCCCCGCCGCGGTCGGGCTCGGCACCGCGCTTCTCCAGCTCGGTTCGACCATCTCGCCGATCCTCTCGGGCGCGCGGATCGAACACCGCAGCCACATCCTGCGCTACTCGGTCGGCGTGGGCTCGCTGATGCGCCTTGCCATCCTCGGGCTTGCGCTCGCCGGGTGGTTCCTGACCGGGCAGGTTCTGGTGTTCGTCACGCTCGCGCTGTTCCTCGTGCTCGGGTTCTTCAGCGGGGCGCAGCGGGTGGCCTTCCAGATGCTGATGGCCAAGGTCATCCCGATAGCGCGTCGCGGGCGCCTGCAGGGCTATCGCAATCTGGCGGGCGGGCTGATCGCCGCCGTGCTGGCCTGGGTAGCCGGGCATTGGTTCATCGAAGGCGAAGTCCTGGGCAACGGGTATTCGACCACCTTCCTGCTGGCGTTCGTGCTGACCAGTTTCGGCCTCGTCGCCCTGCAATGGCTGATCCGCGAGCCCCCCGCCCCCGCCTCGCGGCCGGTCGTGTCGCTGCGTGAACGGCTCGGCCAGATACCGCAGCTGTTCGAGCATCGCGATTTCACGCGCTTCATCATCGCGCAGGCACTGGCGACTTCCATCCGCATCGGCGGGCCGTTCTGGACCGTGTATGCCGGCCAGCGCCTCGGCCTCAGTGGCGCGCTGATCGGCGGCCTCAGTCTGGCATTCCTGGGGGCCGACACATTGTCGAACCTGTGGTGGGGGCCGATGGGCGACCGCTTAGGCTTCCGCATCGTGTTCCTGCTGGCGCTGGCTTCGACGATCTCTGGGGTGGGCCTGCTGATCTTCGCCGGGACGAGCGCGCCGCTGTTCTATTTGGCGTTCGTGCTGCTGGGCGCCGGAGCATCGGGCTGGATGCTCGCAGCCACGACCATGGTGCTCGAATTCGGGGCGCACGAGGACATTCCGATGCGGCTGGCATTCCTCACCACTGCGGAAGGTGCCGTCGCATCCGTCGGGCCGGTCCTCGCGGGCCTGCTGGTGGCCGCCGCCGGGTTCGGGCCGCTGTTCGCGATCATCCTGGCCGCGCTACTGGCCGCGCTGGTGACGATGCTCGTGGGCGTGCGCGAACCGCGCGGGCACGATGGCGGACTTGTGTAACAGGGTTTGCCGTTGCCGCTTGTCGACAGCGATCGAAGAATCGGCGAAATCCCTACGGATGATTGCGATTGTTGTTGACATGAAGGCTCCACCGTAATTGAATTTCGAGAAACGGGTATCCGCCGCAAGACGGCTTAAAAACGACACCGTTCGCATGGGAGAGGAACCAATGACCAAGATCGCACTACGCCACACGTGTGCCTGCCTCGCGCTTAGCGCGGGCATGATGGGGACGGCCTCATGGGCGCAGGATGCCGCCGATGCCGGGGCCGAGGAACGGCAGATCGTAGTCACCGGGTCGCTGATCCGCGGATCCGCGGAAGACGCGGCGCTGCCGGTCGACGTGATCTCGCAGGAAGAACTGATCAATCAGGGTACCCCGACTGCGCTGGACCTCATCAAGAACTTGCCCGGGTCGAGCGGTGTCATCGGCGATTCGAACCAGTTCGATTCGCGTTCGCAGGGTTCCGAAGGCGTTGCGACCGTCAACCTGCGCGGCCTGGGGCCTGCGCGCACCCTTGTGCTCCTCAACGGCGGGCGACTGGCATCGGCTCCGATCGGAATCCCGGCGGTGGACGTAAACCTGCTCCCCGCCGCCGCGATCGGGCGGGTCGAGGTTCTCAAGGATGGTGCCGCCGCCACCTACGGTTCGGACGCGATCGGCGGTGTGGTCAACTTCATTACCAACAAGAATCTTGAAGGCCTCGTACTTAGCGGCGACTACCGCTTCATTGAGGGGTCGGATGGAGACTGGACCGCTTCGGCGACATATGGACACAGCCAGGATGGACTTCGCGTGCTCGCGTCGTTCGGTTACCAGCACCGTTCGCCGTTGGCCGCGATCGATCGCGACTTTGCTATTCG
Protein-coding regions in this window:
- a CDS encoding MFS transporter codes for the protein MTGFRLIYAPTIIPAYLLAITGSPAAVGLGTALLQLGSTISPILSGARIEHRSHILRYSVGVGSLMRLAILGLALAGWFLTGQVLVFVTLALFLVLGFFSGAQRVAFQMLMAKVIPIARRGRLQGYRNLAGGLIAAVLAWVAGHWFIEGEVLGNGYSTTFLLAFVLTSFGLVALQWLIREPPAPASRPVVSLRERLGQIPQLFEHRDFTRFIIAQALATSIRIGGPFWTVYAGQRLGLSGALIGGLSLAFLGADTLSNLWWGPMGDRLGFRIVFLLALASTISGVGLLIFAGTSAPLFYLAFVLLGAGASGWMLAATTMVLEFGAHEDIPMRLAFLTTAEGAVASVGPVLAGLLVAAAGFGPLFAIILAALLAALVTMLVGVREPRGHDGGLV